One Jannaschia sp. GRR-S6-38 genomic window carries:
- the hisB gene encoding imidazoleglycerol-phosphate dehydratase HisB, which yields MRQATITRKTAETDISVTLDLDGTGRYDNATGVGFFDHMLDQLARHALIDLTVRCHGDTHIDDHHTVEDVGIALGQALTRAMGDKRGIRRYGACLLPMDDALVRAALDLSGRPYLCWNVPMTAPAIKGFDTELVREFFQAFATHGGITLHVDGLRGINAHHIAEAAFKSVARALRDALETDPRKADAIPSTKGTL from the coding sequence ATGCGGCAGGCCACCATCACCCGCAAGACGGCCGAGACCGACATCTCGGTGACGCTCGATCTCGACGGGACCGGGCGCTACGACAACGCGACCGGCGTCGGGTTCTTCGACCACATGCTGGACCAGCTCGCGCGGCATGCGCTGATCGACCTGACGGTGCGCTGCCACGGCGACACCCATATCGACGACCACCACACGGTCGAGGACGTGGGCATCGCGCTGGGCCAGGCGCTGACCCGGGCCATGGGCGACAAGCGCGGCATCCGGCGCTACGGCGCGTGCCTTCTGCCGATGGACGACGCGCTGGTGCGCGCCGCGCTGGACCTGTCGGGGCGGCCCTATCTGTGCTGGAACGTCCCGATGACGGCCCCCGCGATCAAGGGCTTCGACACCGAGCTGGTGCGCGAATTCTTCCAGGCTTTCGCCACCCATGGCGGCATCACGCTGCATGTCGACGGGCTGCGCGGCATCAACGCGCATCACATCGCTGAGGCGGCCTTCAAATCGGTCGCCCGCGCGCTGCGCGACGCGCTCGAGACCGATCCGCGCAAGGCCGATGCCATTCCCTCGACCAAGGGAACGCTGTGA
- a CDS encoding GAF domain-containing protein translates to MPSFPVPSNEAARQAALDQTCGLVEGGDPRLDALAAEVRRVTGCPTGLVSLVDTDRQVFSGRSGFPQRQTARDYLICAHVILSDRDLVIPDTHETPRFRTHPVVVNPPHVRFYAGTPIVLRSGFRVGSLCALDYAPRDAPSPAVMDRMRALARQAAEILEGGDPPPPAAHLDGADEVPGERTGACAVPSRAVTPREVTPRRQPDAPGPADASPGRIPTSSR, encoded by the coding sequence ATGCCGAGTTTTCCGGTTCCAAGCAACGAAGCGGCGCGGCAGGCCGCGCTCGACCAGACTTGCGGGCTGGTCGAAGGCGGCGATCCGCGGCTCGACGCGCTCGCGGCGGAGGTGCGCCGGGTGACCGGCTGCCCCACGGGTCTCGTCAGCCTCGTGGATACCGACCGGCAGGTCTTCTCCGGGCGCAGCGGCTTTCCCCAGCGGCAGACGGCGCGGGACTATTTGATCTGTGCCCATGTGATCCTGAGCGACCGCGACCTCGTCATCCCGGACACGCATGAGACGCCGCGCTTTCGCACCCATCCCGTCGTCGTCAATCCGCCCCATGTCCGCTTCTACGCCGGCACGCCGATCGTGCTGCGCTCGGGCTTCCGGGTGGGCAGCCTCTGCGCCCTCGATTACGCGCCCCGCGACGCCCCCTCGCCGGCGGTGATGGACCGGATGCGCGCGCTGGCCCGGCAGGCGGCCGAGATCCTGGAGGGCGGGGATCCGCCACCGCCCGCGGCGCATCTCGACGGCGCGGATGAGGTGCCGGGGGAGAGGACTGGCGCTTGCGCGGTGCCATCGCGGGCAGTGACGCCGCGCGAGGTGACGCCGCGCCGCCAGCCCGACGCGCCGGGCCCCGCCGATGCCTCGCCCGGGCGCATTCCGACTTCCTCACGCTGA
- the hisA gene encoding 1-(5-phosphoribosyl)-5-[(5-phosphoribosylamino)methylideneamino]imidazole-4-carboxamide isomerase: MILYPAIDLKDGQAVRLVHGEMDSATVFNDDPAAQARAFADAGCEWIHLVDLNGAFAGRPVNAAAVEAILAAIDRPAQLGGGIRDMATIEAWLRKGLARVILGTVAVEDPDLVRDAARAFPGQVAVGIDARGGRVATKGWAEETGVTAPDLARRFEDAGVAAIVYTDIDRDGAMGGPNVDATAALARAVDIPVIASGGVSSLADLQALAATGVIAGAISGRALYDDAIDLAEALAALKG; encoded by the coding sequence ATGATCCTCTACCCCGCGATCGACCTGAAGGACGGACAGGCCGTGCGGCTGGTCCATGGCGAGATGGACAGCGCCACGGTCTTCAATGACGACCCGGCGGCGCAGGCCCGCGCCTTCGCGGATGCGGGCTGCGAATGGATTCACCTCGTCGATCTGAACGGCGCCTTCGCGGGCCGGCCCGTCAACGCCGCCGCGGTCGAGGCGATCCTCGCCGCGATCGACCGCCCGGCCCAGCTGGGCGGCGGCATCCGCGACATGGCCACGATCGAGGCCTGGCTGCGCAAGGGCCTGGCCCGGGTGATCCTGGGCACCGTCGCCGTCGAGGACCCGGATCTGGTCCGCGACGCGGCCCGCGCCTTCCCCGGCCAGGTCGCCGTCGGGATCGACGCGCGCGGCGGGCGCGTGGCCACCAAGGGCTGGGCGGAGGAGACCGGCGTGACGGCTCCCGACCTCGCCCGCCGCTTCGAGGACGCGGGCGTGGCGGCCATCGTCTATACCGATATCGATCGCGACGGCGCGATGGGCGGGCCCAATGTGGACGCGACCGCGGCGCTGGCCCGCGCCGTGGACATCCCCGTCATCGCCTCGGGCGGCGTGTCTTCGCTGGCGGATCTGCAGGCGCTGGCGGCCACCGGCGTGATCGCGGGCGCGATCTCGGGCCGGGCGCTCTATGACGACGCGATCGATCTGGCCGAGGCGTTGGCCGCGCTGAAGGGCTGA
- a CDS encoding DUF2147 domain-containing protein gives MKRFFLTLIAAAGLAGAAHAADPIEGVWQTEPDDGSFAYVTIAPCGGNYCGTISRTFNASGEYESPNKGKQIVRNMAAQGDGAYEGRVWRPSNDKVYLGKIQLNGNQMALRGCVAGGLFCARQNWVKVQ, from the coding sequence ATGAAACGCTTCTTTCTGACCCTGATCGCCGCCGCGGGCCTCGCCGGCGCCGCCCATGCCGCCGACCCGATCGAGGGCGTCTGGCAGACCGAGCCCGATGACGGCAGCTTCGCCTATGTGACCATCGCGCCCTGCGGCGGCAATTACTGCGGCACGATCAGCCGGACCTTCAACGCCTCGGGCGAGTACGAGAGCCCCAACAAGGGCAAGCAGATCGTCCGCAACATGGCCGCGCAGGGCGACGGCGCCTATGAGGGCCGCGTCTGGCGCCCGTCGAACGACAAGGTCTATCTCGGCAAGATCCAGCTGAACGGCAACCAGATGGCGCTGCGCGGCTGCGTCGCCGGCGGCCTGTTCTGCGCCCGCCAGAACTGGGTGAAGGTTCAGTAA
- the hisH gene encoding imidazole glycerol phosphate synthase subunit HisH, with the protein MTTVLVDYDSGNLHSAQKAFERMARETDAGPVLVSSRPEDVARADRVVLPGDGAFPACRRGLQGFAGLEDALIEAVETRAVPFLGICVGMQMLATKGLEYEEVAGFGWVPGTVERIAPSDPALKIPHMGWNDLVLTGSHPILDGIATGDHAYFVHSYQMRVADAADRLAHVDYGGPVTAIVARGNVAGTQFHPEKSQRTGLRLIANFLRWRP; encoded by the coding sequence GTGACCACCGTCCTCGTCGATTACGACAGCGGCAACCTGCATTCCGCGCAGAAGGCCTTCGAACGCATGGCGCGCGAGACGGATGCCGGTCCGGTCCTCGTCTCCTCGCGCCCCGAGGATGTCGCCCGCGCCGACCGCGTGGTCCTGCCCGGCGACGGCGCCTTCCCCGCCTGCCGCCGCGGACTGCAGGGCTTCGCGGGGCTGGAAGACGCGCTGATCGAGGCCGTCGAGACCCGCGCCGTGCCCTTCCTCGGCATTTGCGTCGGCATGCAGATGCTGGCCACGAAAGGCCTCGAATACGAGGAGGTCGCGGGCTTCGGCTGGGTGCCCGGCACGGTCGAGCGCATCGCGCCGTCGGATCCCGCGCTCAAGATCCCGCATATGGGCTGGAACGACCTCGTGCTGACCGGATCGCATCCGATCCTCGACGGCATCGCCACGGGCGATCACGCCTATTTCGTCCATTCCTACCAGATGCGGGTGGCCGACGCCGCCGACCGGCTGGCCCATGTCGATTACGGCGGCCCGGTCACCGCCATCGTCGCGCGCGGCAACGTGGCCGGCACGCAGTTCCACCCCGAGAAAAGCCAGCGCACCGGCCTGCGGCTCATCGCCAACTTCCTGCGCTGGAGACCCTGA
- a CDS encoding Hint domain-containing protein — translation MPTYVLGLYDANPDAILSRNAGDFVTWTGGGATDGSVTVFDNGTGGEELALTDGNRSETARADFDMPGFNGTDVTIQAERFWELRDTITGESIRVVQVNPGGTGAFYTLSSQPLVEGREYEVVQFDGSPQTSQNTQFDYADYNDGTVLGTSGDDVIDRDYEGDPNGDKVDNNDLMTSPTEQGTFNWSDYGNNQNLAAGATQTVAGVDVTITSSLPAGSTFLANYDGNGDGNPDPIYSPPGTGFPTGSSARFFANGNATNTTLTIDFDAVAGGGKSTEVHNVQFVVTDIDSVVNGANNFQDILTIDAFDAQGNPVAVDIQILGNDSVSGNTVTALLNDSDQPNQAAGAILVTISGPVERVVVDYDNGGNTQQAVFFSDINFDVVTSQGNADLIDAGAGNDSVFAGSDDDTVLGGTGNDTIDGDGGDDSLQGQEGDDSILGGDGADTLEGGIGADTLEGEAGNDSLDGGDGPDSLSGGLGQDTLLGGAGADTLDGGAEADTLSGGAGDDLLQGGDGADSLDGGDDNDSLEGGAGADTLNGGAGSDTLLGGGGGDSLSGGDGDDSLDGGNGADTLAGGAGNDTLIVGDADTATGGDGDDLFLIDPTRTGGGNLTVTGGETGETGGDTLDLNGLWVSGGITYTNTDDANGGLSGTALLSDGTTVTFNEIESVICFARGTLIDTPRGARAIETLREGDLVLTRDAGPQPLDWVGARNILADRTQAPVRFAPGTIGNARALRVSPQHRILVSGWRAQLLFGEEEVLVPAKALVDGAGVVQEGTGPVNYFHLLTPHHAVIFAEGAEAETFLPAAWGLEYVADGDRARLFENRPELRADLAAYGPTARPVIKPGLSRLLAA, via the coding sequence ATGCCGACGTATGTCCTAGGTCTTTACGACGCGAATCCCGACGCGATCCTTTCGCGAAACGCGGGCGATTTCGTCACGTGGACCGGCGGGGGTGCGACGGACGGATCGGTCACGGTGTTCGACAATGGCACCGGCGGCGAGGAGCTCGCGCTCACCGACGGCAACCGGTCCGAGACGGCGCGAGCCGATTTCGACATGCCGGGCTTCAACGGGACCGACGTCACGATTCAGGCGGAACGGTTCTGGGAACTCCGCGACACGATCACGGGCGAGTCGATCCGCGTCGTGCAGGTCAATCCCGGCGGCACGGGGGCCTTCTACACATTGTCGTCGCAACCCTTGGTCGAAGGCCGCGAATACGAAGTCGTCCAGTTCGACGGTAGTCCTCAGACCAGCCAGAATACCCAGTTCGACTACGCCGATTATAATGACGGGACGGTGCTGGGCACCTCGGGCGACGACGTCATCGATCGCGACTACGAGGGCGACCCGAATGGCGACAAGGTCGACAACAACGACCTGATGACCTCGCCCACCGAGCAGGGCACGTTCAACTGGTCGGATTACGGAAACAATCAGAACCTCGCGGCGGGGGCCACCCAGACGGTCGCAGGCGTGGACGTCACGATCACCTCGAGCCTGCCCGCGGGCTCGACCTTCCTCGCCAATTACGACGGCAATGGCGACGGCAACCCCGATCCGATCTATTCGCCGCCGGGCACCGGGTTTCCGACGGGATCGTCGGCGCGTTTTTTCGCCAACGGCAACGCGACGAACACCACGCTGACGATCGATTTTGACGCGGTCGCGGGCGGCGGCAAGTCGACCGAGGTCCATAACGTCCAGTTCGTCGTGACCGATATCGACTCGGTCGTGAACGGTGCGAACAACTTCCAGGACATCCTGACGATCGACGCCTTCGACGCGCAGGGAAACCCCGTCGCTGTCGATATCCAGATTCTGGGCAACGATTCCGTCTCGGGCAACACGGTCACCGCGCTGCTCAACGACAGCGACCAGCCCAACCAGGCGGCGGGCGCGATCCTGGTGACGATCTCCGGCCCGGTCGAGCGCGTCGTCGTCGACTACGACAACGGCGGGAACACGCAGCAAGCGGTCTTCTTCTCGGATATCAATTTCGACGTCGTCACGAGCCAGGGCAATGCCGACCTGATCGACGCGGGCGCGGGCAATGACAGCGTTTTCGCCGGCTCCGACGACGACACGGTGCTGGGCGGCACGGGCAACGACACGATCGATGGCGATGGCGGCGACGACAGCCTGCAGGGCCAGGAGGGCGACGACAGCATCCTGGGCGGCGACGGCGCAGACACACTGGAAGGCGGGATCGGCGCCGACACGCTTGAGGGTGAGGCCGGCAATGACAGCCTCGACGGCGGCGACGGCCCCGACAGCCTGTCGGGCGGGCTGGGCCAGGACACGCTGCTGGGCGGCGCTGGGGCGGATACTCTGGACGGGGGCGCTGAGGCCGACACGCTGTCCGGCGGGGCCGGCGACGACCTGCTGCAGGGCGGCGACGGTGCCGACAGCCTGGATGGCGGGGACGACAATGACAGCCTGGAAGGCGGCGCCGGTGCGGACACGCTGAACGGCGGTGCGGGTTCGGACACGCTGCTGGGCGGCGGGGGCGGTGACAGCCTGTCGGGCGGCGATGGCGATGACAGCCTCGACGGGGGCAACGGCGCGGACACGCTGGCAGGCGGCGCGGGCAACGACACGCTGATCGTCGGCGATGCGGATACCGCGACGGGGGGCGATGGCGACGATCTGTTTCTGATCGACCCGACCCGGACCGGCGGCGGCAACCTGACCGTCACCGGCGGCGAGACGGGCGAGACGGGCGGCGACACGCTGGACCTGAACGGCCTCTGGGTCAGCGGCGGGATCACCTATACCAACACCGACGACGCCAATGGCGGGCTGTCGGGCACCGCGCTTCTGAGCGACGGGACGACCGTCACCTTCAACGAGATCGAAAGCGTGATCTGCTTCGCGCGGGGCACGCTGATCGACACGCCGCGCGGCGCGCGCGCGATCGAGACGCTGCGCGAGGGCGACCTCGTCCTGACGCGCGATGCAGGGCCGCAGCCGCTCGACTGGGTCGGCGCGCGCAACATCCTGGCCGATCGCACGCAGGCGCCGGTGCGCTTCGCGCCTGGCACGATCGGCAACGCGCGGGCGCTGCGCGTCTCTCCGCAGCATCGCATCCTCGTCAGCGGCTGGCGGGCGCAGCTTCTCTTCGGCGAGGAGGAGGTCCTGGTCCCGGCCAAGGCGTTGGTCGACGGCGCGGGCGTCGTGCAGGAGGGCACGGGGCCGGTGAACTATTTCCATTTGCTGACCCCCCATCACGCGGTGATCTTCGCCGAGGGCGCGGAGGCCGAGACCTTCCTGCCGGCGGCTTGGGGCCTGGAATACGTCGCGGATGGGGACCGTGCGCGCCTGTTCGAGAACCGTCCCGAGCTGCGCGCCGACCTGGCCGCCTATGGCCCGACCGCGCGCCCGGTGATCAAACCCGGCCTGTCGCGCCTGCTGGCCGCCTGA